From Megalops cyprinoides isolate fMegCyp1 chromosome 18, fMegCyp1.pri, whole genome shotgun sequence, one genomic window encodes:
- the LOC118793699 gene encoding early growth response protein 1-like, which produces MLNNMDLSSQHYFYSSFENGCSPSLGIETIGPMANQDLCMDTERESPVHFHQGCATKDPKAETSNSDFSFDPSEDSNGSSAPSFDYSGSFYVETSQGAPCSADMLLNMITEIVGISTQPIAEILHNGPESLISSSPPLDAGLQNQASTCSVGSSSPALYSPEQICHGYNEVQTNLHESTLAQTNVGVSAADHGQKHIQPEVVTFPGIVKNEFESSCCQWNPFNKSDSTLPTDLEAELFQISNCCPTEQQVDVKDFIDLFSPICPTSETACKLDGPIKQEQCFTDNCAQSIPYSSFTNYQAPAMDVAKNTNGIFKPDVFPTVGVETLTNQCELAYTSSALSSTIDELLYSYLPDTFTRDGTNMEKQPRMRKSPANPNGPAKVKPFTCPVDNCDRRFSRSDELNRHIRIHTGHKPFQCRICLRSFSRSDHLTTHTRTHTGEKPFSCDVCGRRFARSDERKRHGRVHLKQREKMELKAQLITAPMCSFTFPEGI; this is translated from the exons ATGTTGAACAACATGGATTTGAGCTCtcagcattatttttattcctcGTTTGAAAATGGCTGCAGCCCTTCCCTTGGGATTGAGACCATCGGGCCAATGGCAAACCAAGATTTGTGCATGGACACTGAGAGGGAATCACCTGTCCACTTCCATCAAG GCTGTGCAACTAAAGACCCCAAAGCTGAAACATCGAACTCGGATTTCTCCTTTGATCCTAGCGAAGACTCTAACGGTAGCTCCGCACCGTCTTTCGACTACTCAGGAAGCTTCTATGTTGAGACGTCACAGGGGGCACCGTGCAGCGCGGATATGCTCCTCAACATGATTACAGAAATAGTTGGGATATCCACGCAACCCATCGCTGAAATTCTGCACAACGGACCCGAGTCTCTGATTTCTTCTTCCCCGCCGCTGGATGCAGGACTCCAGAACCAAGCGTCCACTTGCTCTGTGGGTAGCTCTTCTCCAGCACTATATTCGCCAGAACAAATCTGCCATGGTTACAATGAGGTTCAGACTAACCTGCATGAATCTACACTGGCCCAAACGAATGTTGGTGTCTCTGCTGCGGACCACGGCCAGAAGCATATACAACCCGAGGTGGTGACATTTCCAGGGATCGTTAAGAATGAGTTCGAGAGCAGTTGTTGCCAGTGGAACCCATTCAATAAATCCGATTCTACTTTGCCCACAGATTTAGAGGCAGAATTATTCCAAATATCAAATTGCTGTCCTACTGAACAACAAGTGGATGTGAAAGACTTCATTGACTTGTTCTCTCCCATCTGCCCTACCTCAGAAACTGCCTGCAAGTTAGATGGCCCGATTAAGCAGGAGCAGTGCTTCACTGATAACTGTGCGCAGAGTATTCCTTACTCATCTTTCACCAACTACCAAGCGCCGGCCATGGATGTCGCAAAAAACACTAACGGCATTTTCAAGCCAGATGTTTTTCCCACTGTCGGAGTTGAGACTCTGACAAATCAGTGCGAATTAGCTTACACCTCGTCCGCATTATCCAGCACGATAGACGAACTTCTTTATTCGTATCTGCCGGACACTTTCACAAGGGATGGCACGAATATGGAGAAACAACCCCGTATGAGAAAAAGCCCAGCCAACCCTAACGGGCCAGCCAAAGTGAAACCCTTCACGTGTCCTGTGGACAACTGTGACAGGCGCTTCTCCCGATCGGACGAGCTCAATCGACACATTCGCATTCATACAGGGCACAAGCCTTTCCAGTGCCGCATCTGCCTGCGAAGCTTCAGTCGTAGCGACCACCTGACCACGCACACCAGGACTCACACTGGAGAGAAGCCGTTTTCCTGCGACGTCTGCGGCAGAAGGTTCGCCAGAAGCGACGAGAGGAAAAGGCATGGGCGCGTACATCTTAAACAGAGGGAGAAGATGGAGCTGAAGGCGCAGCTGATTACCGCTCCCATGTGTTCCTTCACTTTTCCCGAAGGAATCTGA